In Streptomyces alboniger, the following are encoded in one genomic region:
- a CDS encoding DUF7059 domain-containing protein, protein MEPLAGHNGGVSNPSLPLPSSDRADVAASLREALLAADFTADGLLELLGAPAYAALARSETVPALRATRGDSGLAALVRLFLLQETVPHARVADVLPVDALLESRWLAGQGDELRATVDVRPYGGPDGEDWFIVSDLGCAVGGAGGIGSHDEGVVLGVGGASTTLAGITVRTPVGSALDLGTGSGIQALHAAQHATRVTATDLNPRALEFTRLTLALSGAPEADLREGSLFEPVGEETYDLIVSNPPFVISPGARLTYRDGGMGGDDLCRSLVQEAGERLNEGGYAHFLANWQHVDGEEWQDRLRSWVPRGCDAWIVQREVQDITQYAELWLRDAGDHRQDPTVYAQRYEAWLDEFEARGTRAVGFGWITLRKSGAAEPTVTVEEWPHPVEQPLGQTVREFFDRQEYLRTHDDAALLAGHFKLADEVMQEQVGLPGAEDPEHVVLRQHRGMRRATKVDTVGAGFAGVCDGSLSAGRILDAIAQLVGDDPVLLRDRTPAQIRLLVEQGFLLPVRA, encoded by the coding sequence ATGGAGCCGCTCGCGGGTCACAATGGGGGCGTGAGTAACCCCAGCCTCCCCCTGCCCTCGTCCGACCGCGCCGACGTAGCCGCCTCCCTGCGAGAGGCTCTGCTCGCCGCCGACTTCACCGCCGACGGGCTGCTCGAACTGCTCGGGGCGCCCGCGTACGCCGCGCTCGCGCGCAGTGAGACCGTGCCCGCGCTGCGGGCCACCCGCGGGGACAGCGGCCTCGCGGCCCTCGTACGCCTCTTCCTGCTCCAGGAAACCGTCCCCCACGCGCGCGTGGCGGACGTTCTGCCCGTCGACGCTCTTCTGGAGAGCCGCTGGCTGGCCGGCCAGGGGGACGAGCTGCGGGCGACCGTGGACGTGCGCCCCTATGGCGGGCCGGACGGCGAGGACTGGTTCATCGTCTCCGACCTGGGCTGCGCGGTCGGCGGCGCCGGCGGCATCGGCAGCCATGACGAAGGCGTCGTCCTCGGCGTCGGCGGGGCGTCCACCACGCTCGCGGGGATCACCGTGCGGACCCCGGTCGGCAGCGCGCTCGACCTCGGCACCGGCTCCGGCATCCAGGCCCTGCACGCCGCGCAGCACGCCACGCGCGTGACGGCGACCGACCTCAACCCCCGGGCGCTGGAGTTCACCCGGCTCACGCTGGCTCTGTCCGGCGCCCCGGAGGCGGACCTGCGCGAGGGCTCCCTCTTCGAGCCGGTGGGCGAGGAGACGTACGACCTGATCGTGTCGAACCCGCCCTTCGTGATCTCGCCGGGGGCCCGGCTCACCTACCGCGACGGCGGGATGGGCGGGGACGATCTGTGCCGGTCGCTCGTTCAGGAGGCGGGGGAGCGGTTGAACGAAGGGGGGTACGCGCACTTCCTGGCCAACTGGCAGCACGTGGACGGCGAGGAGTGGCAGGACCGCCTGCGTTCCTGGGTGCCGCGCGGCTGTGACGCCTGGATCGTGCAGCGCGAAGTCCAGGACATCACGCAGTACGCCGAGCTGTGGCTGCGGGACGCGGGGGACCACCGCCAGGACCCCACCGTGTACGCGCAGCGGTACGAGGCGTGGCTGGACGAGTTCGAGGCGCGCGGGACACGGGCCGTCGGGTTCGGCTGGATCACCCTGCGCAAGTCCGGGGCCGCCGAGCCGACCGTGACCGTCGAGGAGTGGCCGCACCCCGTCGAGCAGCCGCTCGGCCAGACGGTGCGGGAGTTCTTCGACCGCCAGGAGTACCTGCGTACGCACGACGACGCGGCGCTGCTCGCCGGGCACTTCAAGCTCGCCGACGAGGTCATGCAGGAGCAGGTGGGGCTGCCGGGCGCCGAGGACCCGGAGCACGTCGTGCTGCGACAGCACCGAGGGATGCGGCGGGCCACCAAGGTGGATACCGTGGGCGCCGGATTCGCGGGTGTGTGCGACGGCTCGCTGAGCGCCGGGCGGATCCTGGACGCCATCGCCCAACTGGTCGGGGACGACCCGGTGTTGCTGCGGGACCGGACGCCCGCTCAGATCAGGCTCCTGGTGGAGCAGGGCTTCCTGCTGCCGGTCCGGGCGTAG
- the tmk gene encoding dTMP kinase, whose protein sequence is MTRAEQPTAGIPAPDDALVADSRERAVRALLRVPQLKRLWSAHLVGSAGDALALLVLVILALQSAIAEGAFGGGYRGVALAITAVFGARVLATLLFGAVLLGPLTSLTSPGGPLDRRWTMVGADGVRAALLIVAPLWIDWTPDNALAVILVTSFVVGVAERFWTVARESVAPALLPAPPLEGATVRPLPDHMDALRRLSLRTGFVALPLAAAALVAITLIGNLLGAGLDWFALHQAGLASFLAAGLFAGSLSIVYFLRLPGTQTPRARSPLEGLRRPRTGTGTDKGRTGAIPLLVVACAAVATAVAAAVAVALLHAKDLGGGPVTYGLIVLALTGGTVVGIRTAPSLLTSLSRRRLLALAIALTGVALLAAGLVPDVTTVLLLLALTGVSAGVAANTGHALLDQEVEDYRRARTTEHLQAVVRLSVALGALVAPVVAAAIGPHRMVNGKFVFDHGGAAFTLMLVGALLLPVAALVLAKADDRQGVPLRHDLLDALRGGDDPAQAPCATGFFIALEGGDGAGKSTQAEALAEWIRAKGHEVVVTREPGATPVGKRLRSILLDVSSAGLSHRAEALLYAADRAEHVDTVVRPALERGAIVISDRYIDSSVAYQGAGRDLSPTEIARINRWATGGLVPNLTCLLDVSPEAARERFTEAPDRLESEPAEFHARVRSGFLTLAAADPGRYLVVDASQEPEAVTTVIRHRLDVVLPLSEAEVKAQEEARKAAEEEARRKAEEEAARKAEEERLERERQEQLAKLRAEEEERKRRELEEAQRREAERQAEEARKRAEEARRKAEEEKARLLAEEKLREAEEARRRAEAEEEARLRAEAEERRREKQRKAEEALLRAEEARRMAAASASAAAAAAEAASASTASASVSAPGASDAPAPGASDAPAVPAAPSVPPAAAAPAAPSAPATPSAPAAQPVPDNETTVSTPVVAPPPAGAADETAVLPAVRPGGPGPEDTEVLPQPPVPGATDETAVLPAVSEDKVPPGYFRDERPSAAEGANERTRELPQIDEQGTPRRSGPGWAEETPAGDLPTLADELLGSHEDGADGAHEADGADDADGRSGRGRRGGRRR, encoded by the coding sequence ATGACGCGTGCCGAGCAGCCAACGGCCGGAATTCCGGCCCCCGACGACGCCCTGGTCGCAGATTCCCGAGAGCGTGCGGTCCGCGCTCTGCTGCGCGTACCCCAGCTGAAGCGGTTGTGGAGCGCCCATCTCGTCGGCAGTGCCGGCGACGCGCTCGCCCTGCTCGTCCTGGTGATTCTCGCGCTCCAGTCGGCCATCGCGGAAGGCGCCTTCGGCGGCGGCTACCGCGGCGTGGCCCTCGCCATCACCGCGGTCTTCGGAGCGCGCGTCCTCGCGACGCTGCTCTTCGGAGCGGTGCTCCTCGGGCCACTCACCTCCCTCACCTCACCGGGCGGCCCGCTCGACCGGCGCTGGACCATGGTCGGCGCCGACGGCGTGCGCGCGGCGCTGCTGATCGTCGCGCCGCTGTGGATCGACTGGACGCCGGACAACGCCCTCGCGGTGATCCTGGTGACCTCCTTCGTGGTCGGGGTCGCCGAGCGGTTCTGGACGGTCGCCAGGGAGAGCGTGGCGCCCGCGCTGCTGCCCGCGCCGCCCCTGGAGGGCGCGACGGTACGGCCGCTGCCGGACCACATGGACGCGCTGCGGCGCCTGTCGCTGCGTACGGGATTCGTGGCGCTGCCCCTCGCGGCCGCCGCGCTGGTCGCCATCACGCTCATCGGCAACCTCCTGGGCGCCGGGCTCGACTGGTTCGCACTGCACCAGGCGGGGCTCGCCTCGTTCCTCGCGGCCGGGCTGTTCGCCGGTTCGCTGTCCATCGTCTACTTCCTGCGGCTTCCCGGTACGCAGACGCCACGCGCGCGTAGCCCCCTCGAAGGGCTTCGCAGGCCGCGTACGGGCACCGGCACCGACAAGGGGCGTACGGGTGCCATCCCGCTGCTCGTCGTCGCCTGTGCCGCCGTCGCCACGGCCGTCGCCGCAGCCGTCGCCGTCGCCTTGCTGCACGCCAAGGACCTGGGCGGTGGGCCCGTCACGTACGGCCTGATCGTCCTCGCGCTCACCGGCGGCACCGTCGTCGGCATCCGTACCGCGCCCTCCCTGCTGACCTCGCTCTCGCGCCGCCGGCTGCTCGCTCTCGCGATCGCCCTCACCGGCGTCGCACTGCTCGCCGCGGGCCTCGTGCCCGACGTGACGACCGTCCTGCTGCTGCTGGCCCTCACCGGCGTCAGCGCGGGCGTCGCCGCGAACACCGGGCACGCGCTGCTCGACCAGGAGGTCGAGGACTACCGCAGGGCCCGCACCACCGAACACCTCCAGGCCGTCGTCCGGCTGAGCGTCGCGCTCGGCGCGCTGGTGGCCCCCGTGGTCGCCGCCGCGATCGGGCCGCACCGCATGGTCAACGGCAAGTTCGTCTTCGACCACGGAGGCGCCGCCTTCACGCTGATGCTGGTCGGCGCGCTGCTCCTGCCGGTGGCCGCGCTGGTCCTCGCCAAGGCCGACGACCGGCAGGGCGTACCGCTGCGACACGACCTGCTGGACGCGCTGCGCGGCGGCGACGACCCGGCGCAGGCTCCCTGCGCCACCGGTTTCTTCATCGCCCTGGAGGGCGGCGACGGCGCCGGTAAGTCGACGCAGGCCGAGGCGCTCGCCGAGTGGATCCGCGCCAAGGGCCATGAAGTCGTCGTCACGCGCGAGCCGGGCGCCACGCCCGTCGGCAAGCGGCTGCGGTCGATCCTGCTGGACGTGTCCTCGGCCGGCCTCTCGCACCGCGCGGAGGCCCTGCTGTACGCCGCCGACCGCGCCGAGCACGTCGACACCGTCGTACGGCCCGCCCTGGAGCGCGGCGCCATCGTCATCTCCGACCGGTACATCGACTCGTCCGTCGCCTACCAGGGCGCCGGACGCGACCTCTCGCCGACCGAGATCGCCCGCATCAACCGCTGGGCCACCGGTGGGCTCGTACCGAACCTGACGTGCCTGCTCGACGTATCGCCCGAGGCCGCCCGCGAGCGGTTCACGGAGGCGCCCGACCGGCTTGAGTCGGAGCCCGCCGAGTTCCACGCGCGCGTGCGGTCCGGTTTCCTCACGCTCGCCGCCGCCGACCCGGGCCGCTACCTCGTCGTCGACGCCTCCCAGGAGCCGGAGGCGGTCACGACCGTGATCCGGCACCGGCTCGACGTGGTCCTTCCGCTCTCCGAGGCCGAGGTGAAGGCCCAGGAAGAGGCCCGCAAGGCCGCCGAGGAGGAGGCGCGGCGCAAGGCCGAGGAAGAGGCCGCCCGCAAGGCTGAGGAGGAGCGCCTGGAGCGCGAGCGCCAGGAGCAGCTCGCCAAACTGCGCGCCGAGGAGGAGGAGCGCAAGCGGCGCGAGCTGGAAGAGGCCCAGCGCCGCGAGGCCGAGCGGCAGGCCGAGGAGGCCAGGAAGCGGGCCGAGGAGGCGCGGCGCAAGGCCGAGGAGGAGAAGGCCAGGCTGCTCGCCGAGGAGAAACTCAGGGAGGCCGAGGAGGCGCGGCGCCGCGCGGAGGCCGAGGAAGAGGCGCGGCTGCGGGCCGAGGCGGAGGAGCGTCGGCGCGAGAAGCAGCGCAAGGCGGAGGAGGCGTTGCTGCGGGCGGAGGAGGCGCGGCGGATGGCAGCGGCGTCCGCGTCCGCGGCTGCGGCGGCGGCTGAGGCGGCTTCGGCCTCCACGGCTTCTGCTTCTGTTTCTGCGCCGGGTGCCTCAGACGCACCCGCGCCGGGTGCCTCAGACGCCCCGGCCGTACCGGCTGCCCCGTCCGTGCCGCCCGCCGCGGCCGCACCAGCTGCCCCGTCCGCACCGGCCACCCCATCCGCACCGGCCGCCCAGCCCGTGCCGGACAACGAGACCACCGTGTCCACCCCCGTGGTGGCGCCGCCGCCCGCCGGAGCGGCCGACGAGACCGCCGTCCTGCCGGCGGTGCGGCCCGGAGGGCCGGGCCCGGAGGACACCGAGGTGCTGCCTCAGCCGCCGGTTCCGGGGGCTACGGACGAGACAGCGGTGCTGCCGGCCGTCTCCGAGGACAAGGTGCCGCCGGGCTACTTCCGCGACGAGCGTCCGTCGGCCGCCGAGGGGGCCAACGAACGCACCCGCGAGCTTCCCCAGATCGACGAGCAGGGCACGCCCCGGCGGTCCGGGCCCGGATGGGCCGAGGAGACGCCGGCGGGCGATCTGCCGACGCTGGCGGACGAACTGCTCGGCTCGCACGAGGACGGTGCCGACGGCGCCCACGAGGCGGATGGCGCCGATGACGCTGATGGCAGGAGCGGGCGGGGGCGCCGCGGC
- the topA gene encoding type I DNA topoisomerase: protein MSPTSETAQGGRRLVIVESPAKAKTIKSYLGPGYVVEASVGHIRDLPNGAAEVPEKYTGEVRRLGVDVEHDFAPIYVVNADKKAQVKKLKDLLKDSDELFLATDEDREGEAIAWHLLEVLKPKVPVHRMVFHEITKDAIRSAVANPRELNKRMVDAQETRRILDRLYGYEVSPVLWKKVMPRLSAGRVQSVATRLVVERERERIAFRSAEYWDLTGTFGTGRAGDASDPSQLVARLTSVDGKRIAQGRDFNSVGQLKSDTLHLDEANARALAAALQDTNFSVRSVESKPYRRSPYAPFRTTTMQQEASRKLGFGAKATMQVAQKLYENGFITYMRTDSTTLSDTAVTAARAQVTQLYGSDYLPDKPRTYAGKVKNAQEAHEAIRPSGDRFRTPAETGLTGDQFRLYELIWKRTVASQMKDATGNSVTVKIGGRASDGRDAEFSASGKTITFHGFLKAYVEGADDPNAELDDRERRLPQVNEGDALSAEEISVDGHATKPPARYTEASLVKELEEREIGRPSTYASILGTILDRGYVFKKGTALVPSFLSFAVVNLLEKHFGRLVDYDFTARMEDDLDRIARGEAQAVPWLRRFYFGEGEPSGGAADAGNGDGDHLGGLKELVTDLGAIDAREVSSFPVGDGIMLRVGRYGPYIERGERDSEEHQRADVPEDLAPDELTVEYAEELLAKPSGDFELGADPASGHQIVAKDGRYGPYVTEVLPEGTPKTGKNAVKPRTASLFKSMSLDTVTLEDALKLMSLPRVVGTDAEGVEITAQNGRYGPYLKKGTDSRSIESEEQLFTITLEEALEIYSQPKQRGRAAAKPPLKELGEDPVSGKPVVVKDGRFGAYVTDGETNATLRAADSVEDITPERGYELLAEKRAKGPAKKTAKKAAKKAPAKKAPAKKAAATKTAAAKKTTAKKTAAKKTTAKKAAASSKAASSED from the coding sequence TTGTCCCCGACCAGCGAGACCGCACAGGGCGGCCGCCGACTCGTCATCGTCGAGTCGCCTGCCAAGGCGAAGACGATCAAGAGCTACCTCGGCCCCGGCTACGTAGTCGAGGCCAGCGTCGGGCACATCCGCGACCTCCCCAACGGCGCCGCGGAGGTGCCCGAGAAGTACACCGGCGAGGTGCGCCGCCTCGGCGTGGACGTCGAGCATGACTTCGCGCCCATCTATGTCGTCAACGCCGACAAGAAGGCGCAGGTCAAGAAGCTCAAGGACCTGCTGAAGGACTCCGACGAACTCTTTCTCGCCACCGATGAGGACCGCGAGGGCGAAGCCATCGCGTGGCACCTCCTCGAGGTCCTGAAGCCCAAGGTCCCCGTCCACCGGATGGTCTTCCACGAGATCACCAAGGACGCGATCCGCAGCGCCGTCGCCAACCCGCGCGAGCTGAACAAGCGCATGGTCGACGCGCAGGAGACCCGCCGCATCCTCGACCGCCTCTACGGCTACGAGGTCTCGCCGGTCCTGTGGAAGAAGGTCATGCCGCGCCTGTCGGCGGGCCGCGTCCAGTCCGTGGCCACCCGCCTCGTCGTCGAACGGGAGCGCGAGCGCATCGCCTTCCGTTCCGCCGAGTACTGGGACCTGACCGGCACCTTCGGCACCGGCCGCGCCGGTGACGCCTCCGACCCGTCGCAGCTCGTCGCCCGCCTCACCTCGGTCGACGGCAAGCGGATCGCCCAGGGCCGTGACTTCAACTCCGTCGGGCAGCTCAAATCCGACACCCTGCACCTGGACGAGGCGAACGCCCGTGCGCTCGCCGCCGCGCTCCAGGACACGAACTTCTCCGTACGCTCCGTCGAGTCCAAGCCGTACCGCCGCTCTCCGTACGCCCCGTTCCGTACGACGACGATGCAGCAGGAGGCCTCGCGCAAGCTGGGCTTCGGCGCTAAGGCCACGATGCAGGTGGCCCAGAAGCTGTACGAGAACGGCTTCATCACCTATATGCGTACGGACTCCACGACCCTGTCCGACACGGCGGTCACCGCCGCTCGCGCTCAGGTCACGCAGCTCTACGGCAGCGACTACCTGCCGGACAAGCCGCGTACGTACGCCGGAAAGGTCAAGAACGCGCAGGAGGCGCACGAGGCGATCCGCCCCTCGGGTGATCGTTTCCGCACGCCCGCCGAGACCGGCCTGACCGGCGACCAGTTCCGGCTCTACGAGCTGATCTGGAAGCGCACCGTCGCCTCCCAGATGAAGGACGCGACCGGGAACTCCGTCACGGTCAAGATCGGTGGCCGCGCCTCCGACGGCCGCGACGCCGAGTTCAGCGCGTCCGGCAAGACCATCACCTTCCACGGCTTCCTCAAGGCGTACGTCGAGGGCGCCGACGACCCGAACGCCGAGCTGGACGACCGCGAGCGCAGGCTTCCGCAGGTCAACGAGGGAGACGCGCTCTCCGCCGAGGAGATCTCGGTCGACGGGCACGCGACCAAGCCCCCGGCCCGCTACACCGAGGCCTCGCTGGTCAAGGAGCTGGAAGAGCGCGAGATCGGCCGCCCGTCGACGTACGCGTCGATCCTCGGGACCATCCTCGACCGCGGATACGTCTTCAAGAAGGGGACGGCGCTCGTCCCCTCGTTCCTGTCGTTCGCCGTCGTCAATCTGCTGGAGAAGCACTTCGGGCGGCTCGTCGACTACGACTTCACCGCCAGGATGGAGGACGACCTCGACCGCATCGCGCGGGGCGAGGCGCAGGCCGTGCCGTGGCTGCGGCGCTTCTACTTCGGTGAGGGCGAGCCCTCCGGCGGCGCGGCCGACGCGGGCAACGGCGACGGCGACCACCTCGGCGGCCTCAAGGAACTCGTCACCGACCTCGGCGCGATCGACGCCCGCGAGGTGTCGTCCTTCCCCGTCGGTGACGGCATCATGCTGCGCGTGGGCCGCTACGGCCCCTACATCGAGCGCGGCGAGCGCGACTCCGAGGAGCACCAGCGGGCCGACGTCCCCGAGGACCTGGCGCCCGACGAGCTGACCGTCGAGTACGCGGAGGAGCTGCTCGCCAAGCCGAGCGGGGACTTCGAACTGGGCGCGGACCCCGCGTCCGGCCACCAGATCGTCGCCAAGGACGGGCGTTACGGCCCGTACGTCACCGAGGTGCTGCCCGAGGGCACGCCGAAGACCGGCAAGAACGCGGTCAAGCCGCGCACGGCCTCGCTCTTCAAGTCCATGTCGTTGGACACGGTCACCCTTGAGGACGCGCTGAAGCTGATGTCGCTGCCGCGCGTCGTCGGCACCGACGCCGAGGGCGTCGAGATCACCGCGCAGAACGGCCGGTACGGCCCGTATCTGAAGAAGGGCACCGACTCGCGCTCCATCGAGAGCGAGGAGCAGCTCTTCACCATCACGCTCGAAGAGGCCCTGGAGATCTACTCCCAGCCGAAGCAGCGGGGGCGCGCGGCCGCGAAGCCGCCGCTGAAGGAGCTGGGCGAGGACCCGGTCAGCGGGAAGCCCGTCGTGGTCAAGGACGGCCGCTTCGGCGCGTACGTGACCGATGGCGAGACCAACGCGACGCTGCGGGCGGCGGACTCGGTCGAGGACATCACCCCGGAGCGCGGCTACGAGCTGCTCGCGGAGAAGCGGGCGAAGGGGCCGGCCAAGAAGACGGCGAAGAAGGCCGCCAAGAAGGCGCCTGCCAAGAAGGCGCCCGCTAAGAAGGCTGCCGCCACGAAGACTGCCGCGGCCAAGAAGACGACCGCTAAGAAGACTGCCGCTAAGAAGACCACTGCCAAGAAGGCGGCGGCTTCGAGTAAGGCTGCCTCTTCGGAGGACTGA